A genomic window from Candidatus Thiocaldithrix dubininis includes:
- a CDS encoding HNH endonuclease: MALKRDQQFGKCVCCGRETFLTFHHLIPRKMHRRTFFKKHYTSEALNQGIAICRICHNGIHTLYTEMQLAKQFASLEALLADPALQTHFAWVAKLK, encoded by the coding sequence ATGGCACTCAAACGCGATCAACAGTTCGGTAAATGTGTTTGCTGTGGGCGTGAAACGTTTTTAACCTTTCACCATTTAATCCCACGCAAAATGCACCGCCGAACGTTTTTTAAAAAGCACTACACGTCTGAAGCATTGAATCAAGGTATTGCAATTTGCCGTATCTGCCATAACGGCATTCATACTCTTTATACTGAAATGCAATTGGCTAAGCAGTTTGCCAGTTTAGAAGCGCTGTTAGCTGACCCTGCTTTGCAAACGCACTTTGCATGGGTCGCAAAATTGAAATGA
- a CDS encoding GNAT family N-acetyltransferase codes for MQVMAFNSALARDAFDCGEPALNHYLQQLAGQHSRKNVSRTFVAIDNDTVTGFYSLSMAESKLVELPTTTRKQLPAHYPVPVARLSRLAVDKAYHGQRLGELLLMNALMRCAKIAGEIGTVGIVVDAKHEQAAQFYLKYGFTAYTTKPLTLFIPMQTVMQSFKL; via the coding sequence ATGCAAGTTATGGCATTCAACTCTGCCTTAGCGCGGGATGCGTTTGATTGCGGCGAACCTGCTTTGAACCACTACCTGCAACAACTGGCAGGGCAACACAGCCGCAAAAACGTCAGCCGTACTTTCGTTGCCATTGATAACGACACCGTGACAGGCTTCTACAGCCTGAGCATGGCGGAATCAAAGTTGGTAGAGTTGCCGACCACGACTCGTAAGCAATTACCAGCACATTACCCCGTGCCTGTGGCTCGTTTGAGTCGCTTAGCCGTTGATAAAGCCTATCATGGACAACGGCTAGGTGAATTACTACTAATGAATGCGCTCATGCGTTGTGCCAAAATTGCAGGCGAAATTGGTACGGTCGGCATAGTGGTCGATGCAAAACACGAACAAGCAGCGCAATTTTATCTGAAATACGGTTTTACAGCTTATACCACTAAACCCCTCACCTTATTTATCCCCATGCAAACGGTTATGCAGTCATTTAAATTGTAA
- a CDS encoding DUF1778 domain-containing protein: MSSTTVKDDRISIRTPPDLKRMLMAAAAVSNISMTDFLLNAARKAAEQVLAESRQLTLSQQEWDRFMDLLDNPPAPNAALCAAMQRYQTLLD; this comes from the coding sequence ATGTCTAGTACAACTGTAAAAGATGACCGAATCAGTATTCGCACACCACCAGATTTGAAGCGGATGCTAATGGCCGCCGCAGCGGTTTCCAACATTTCCATGACTGACTTTCTATTGAACGCGGCGCGTAAAGCGGCTGAACAGGTGTTGGCAGAATCTCGCCAACTTACATTAAGCCAACAGGAATGGGATCGTTTCATGGATTTGTTAGATAATCCACCCGCCCCTAATGCTGCATTATGTGCCGCCATGCAACGTTATCAAACTTTGCTGGATTGA
- a CDS encoding AAA family ATPase: MDISIKNLGAISEANFTVGDLTVICGKNNTGKTYLTYAVYGFLDDWRNNNYTFLFDIDMSLLFLASGKEKISIDQCKEFIEQALLNANNSFAKKIKDIFSNQNNLQESSFNLKIDICQLIKNIKNKKKINIVIDIGKTEENFTLFFNADFISLETNSRIKKLYFTPFLNDLIKKGIISDFIPSSFVVSAERTGAALFQREVDFTRSRLIDLMKETSINPQQLLGRFTAEYPLPVKHNIDFIRDLPNIVDKQSEFSVNHPEVIAAFNEIAGGDYTVNAVGGINYTPHNQPDIKLTLAESSSTVRSLVDISFYLKHLAKQGDLLMIDEPELNLHPENQRKIARLFAMLVNAGIRVFITTHSDYIIKEFNTLLLLNKQDQRIKELAEREGYQTSELLKPEQLNIYMTTPDTNIKDRKAYSLIAANISAENGIELTSFDEVIEDMNRIQDEIVWG, translated from the coding sequence ATGGATATTAGCATTAAAAATTTAGGTGCAATTAGTGAAGCTAATTTTACAGTTGGCGATTTAACGGTTATTTGTGGTAAGAATAATACGGGTAAGACTTATTTAACTTATGCAGTTTATGGTTTTTTAGATGATTGGCGTAATAATAATTATACTTTTTTATTTGATATTGATATGTCGCTATTGTTTCTAGCATCTGGCAAAGAAAAAATATCAATCGACCAATGTAAAGAATTTATTGAACAAGCTTTATTAAATGCTAATAATAGTTTTGCAAAAAAAATAAAAGATATTTTTAGCAATCAAAATAATTTACAGGAATCGTCTTTTAATCTAAAAATAGATATTTGTCAATTAATCAAAAACATTAAAAACAAGAAAAAAATAAATATAGTAATTGACATTGGAAAAACAGAAGAGAATTTTACCTTATTTTTCAATGCCGATTTTATTTCTCTAGAAACTAACTCTCGTATAAAAAAACTATATTTTACGCCTTTTCTTAATGATTTAATAAAAAAAGGAATAATTAGTGATTTTATACCAAGTTCTTTTGTTGTTAGTGCTGAACGTACAGGCGCAGCATTATTTCAACGTGAAGTTGATTTCACGCGAAGCCGTCTCATTGACCTAATGAAAGAAACATCTATTAACCCACAACAGTTATTAGGTCGTTTTACCGCAGAATATCCTTTACCCGTTAAGCATAATATAGATTTTATCCGTGATTTACCGAATATTGTAGATAAACAGAGTGAATTTTCTGTCAATCATCCTGAAGTTATTGCGGCTTTTAATGAGATTGCAGGCGGTGATTATACCGTTAATGCAGTAGGCGGTATTAATTACACTCCCCATAACCAACCGGATATAAAATTAACACTTGCAGAAAGTTCTAGTACGGTACGTTCCTTAGTAGACATTAGTTTTTATCTCAAACATTTAGCCAAACAAGGCGATTTATTGATGATTGATGAGCCAGAACTCAATCTCCATCCTGAAAATCAACGTAAAATCGCCCGTTTATTTGCCATGTTAGTCAATGCTGGGATTCGCGTATTTATAACCACACATAGTGATTATATTATCAAAGAATTCAACACACTGTTATTGTTAAATAAGCAAGACCAACGTATTAAAGAACTGGCTGAACGCGAAGGTTATCAAACATCAGAATTATTAAAACCAGAGCAGCTTAATATCTATATGACAACACCTGATACAAACATTAAGGATAGAAAAGCTTATAGCTTAATTGCAGCCAATATATCAGCCGAAAATGGTATTGAACTGACCTCATTTGATGAAGTAATTGAAGATATGAATCGTATTCAAGACGAAATTGTGTGGGGTTAA